The Elgaria multicarinata webbii isolate HBS135686 ecotype San Diego chromosome 4, rElgMul1.1.pri, whole genome shotgun sequence genome contains a region encoding:
- the PLN gene encoding cardiac phospholamban, producing MEKVQYITRSALRRASTIEVNPQTRQRLQELFVNFCLILICLLLICIIVMLL from the coding sequence ATGGAGAAGGTCCAGTACATAACACGCTCCGCTCTGAGGAGAGCCTCTACTATTGAGGTGAACCCACAAACACGCCAGAGGCTTCAAGAGCTCTTTGTAAATTTCTGTCTTATCTTAATATGCCTCTTGCTTATCTGCATCATTGTGATGCTTCTCTGA